The DNA segment ACCGGGATCAGGCGGACGACCTGGTTCAGGAGACCATCACCAAGTTGTACGCGCGGTGGCCACGGGTTTCGAGTGCCGAGAACGTGGACGCCTACGTGCACACGATGATCGTCCGGTCGTTCCTGGACGAGAAGCGGCGCGGCTGGTGGCGGGTCGGGTTGTTCGCGGCGGCGCCGGAGCGGGAGGAAGGGGCCGGGCGGCCGGATCTCGAGGAACGGACCGTGTTGCGCGCCGCGTTGTCGCAGGTGCCCGCGAAGCAGCAGGCGGTTCTGGTGCTGCGGTTCCTCTGTGATCGGCCGGTGGCGGAGGTGGCCCAAATCCTCGGCTGCTCCGAGGGGACGGTGAAGAGCCAGACCTCGCACGGCCTCACCGCACTGCGCCGGATCCTCGGTGAACCCGCCCCGATGAAGAGCGGAGCACGTCATGAACGACGATGACTACGGAAATCTGCTGCTGCGGCCACTCGACACCGGGGCGCCGGACGGGCCCAGCAAGATCGACGTCGCCAAGGCGATGAAGGACGGCCTGCGGGTTCGCCGGGTCCGGGCCTGGTCCAGCGCGGCGGCCGTCGCCGGCGTGGCTGTGGCGATCACCGGTGGCGTGCTGGTGCTGCGCCCACCGGCCCCGCAGACGCCGCCCGCGCTGCCGGCCGACCCGGCCCTGCCGACCGCGTGCACGCCGTCGATGCTGCCGATGGGTGACGCGAAGTCGGCGTCGGTGAACGCGGGGGACCCGAGTGGCACCTATCTGGTCGGCACCAGCGAGCCGGTCGACGGCGGCGACCACGACGTCCTGGTCTGGCGGAACGGGAAACTGGTCGCCGCCGTACCGCAGAAGAGCCCGAAGGTCGCGATGGAGGACATCAACGCCTCCGGGATCGCGGTGGGGTCGACGGTCGCCGGGAACACCGAGCCGTACGCGCTCCACGACGGCGAGATCACCCGGATGAAGGGAACCGGCAACCCGGTAGCGATCAACGACGCGGGGGTGGTGGCCGGCGACACCGAGGGCGCCAGGAGCGGTTCGGTGCCGCAACGGTGGTCGTCGTGGGACGCCGAACCCGAGCTGATGGTCCTGCCCGACGGGATGACCGAGGGGCAGGCCTTCGACATCACCGAGGACGGCACCATCCTCACCGCGCTCGGAAGCAGGGCGGCGAGTGCGCTCTACCTCTGGCACGCGGACGGCTCGATCGAGAGGATCGCACCGCCGAAGGCCGCCCCGGGCAAGGAGGCCGAGGTCCGGGCGATCGCGATCCACTTCGGATGGGTCTACGCCGAGGTGGCGTCGAGCGTGCGGGGCAGCGCCGGATTCGGGGCCGCCGTGTCAGCGCTCCACCGGTACGAACCCGGCAGCCGGACCTGGCAGAAACTGAACGACGACCGGTACGTCGTGCAGGTGCCGGCCGTGCAGCGCCGGGGCGGCGGATTCATCCAGGACGCCCCGGTCGTCTACGTCGGCGACCAGATCCTTCGCCTGCCGAAACTGGAGAAGTACGAGGACGACTCGTTCGGCGTCACATTCATCAGCGAGGACGCCCGGGTGGTCGCCGGCTCGAACATGAGCGGCATCGCCGCGGAGCGTCCCGTCGTACCGATCATCTGGCGGTGTGATTAGCGCGACAAGCGCTCCGAGATCTCCCTGCGCATCGACGGGGGCAGGGAGTCAGCGACCAGGAGGCGGGACAGCCGATCCGGGTCGTGCATGTAGATGTCGAACGCCTCGGCCACGGTCAGCCCGTGGCCGGGGCGATCGACCACCTCCACCCGGTCGCCGGCGCTGATCTCGCCGGGATTGAGGATGCGCAGGTACGCCCCGGTCCGGTTGGCGAGGGCGAACCGTTTGATCCAGCGCTGCTCGCCCATCCGATGCTGGAACGTCGAGCACGGGATGCGGCCGAACGTCGGCTGGAGCACCACTCCGGACGGGAAGTGCCACTGCTCGCCGATCACCGCGCCGAGCAGGTCCAGGCCTTCGGTGGTCAGGTTCTCGCCGAAGAGGCCGTTCGGCAGCTCGCGGCCCAGTTCGGCTTCCCACCATTCGTAGTCTTCCCGGGCGTACGCATAAACCGCTTGGTCGTCGCCGCCGTGATGCTTCGTGTCGCCGATGAAGTCGCCGATCACGCCGCTGTGCAGCCCGGTGGTCTTCGGGCCGGGCGGCCGCACCTCGATCGGGCCGTCGACCGGGCGTTTGCCGATGCCGGTGATCCCGACACCCTTCGCCGGATTGTGCTCGGACTTGCCGACATTGACGGTGAGAACAGTCCCCATGCCCCGAGCCTAGAGCCCCCAGGCCTTCGCGATCCGGCCCAGGCTGTCCTGCCGGGTCGCCGGGTCGAACACCGCACCGGCCAGGATCAGCTCGTCCGCCCCGGTCCGCTCGACGAGTTCCTCGAGACCGGCGACGACCTCCTCGGCGGTTCCGGCGTACTGCGTGCCGGGCAGCGAGTCGAGCACGGCCCGGTCGAGGTCGGAGAGTTCCTTCGCGGCGGCGGTCTCCGGTGAGACGATCGGGCCGAGCCGCCCGGTCCGCAGGCTCAGCGCCATGATCCGGCTGGGACCGGCGAGGTGCTGCGCCTCCTCGGTGGTCTCCGCGGCCAGCACCGAGGCGCTCACCATGAGGTGCGGTTCCGGGTATCGCGGCGACGGCTGGAAACCGTCCCGGTACAGCCGGGCGGCGCCGTCCACATCGGAGCTCATCGCGAAGTGGTAGGCGTAACAGAACGGCAGCCCGAGCGCACCGGCCAATTGGGCGCCATAGGTGGAGGATCCCAAGACCCAGATCTCCGGGTACGACTCAGCCGCCGGCGTGGCGGAGAGGCGACCCGGAACGGACGCGCGCTCGTCGCCGAGCAGCGCCATCACGGTCTGCAAGTGATCAGGGAACTGCTCCACGGTCAGATAGGGCGAGACCCCGCGCAGCGCCTGAGCCGTCGCCTGGTCGGTGCCCGGGGCCCGGCCGATGCCCAGGTCGATGCGGTCCGGGTAGAGGGCCTCCAGCAGGGCGAACTGCTCGGCGACCACGAACGGCATGTGGTTCGGCAGCATCACGCCGCCGGAGCCGACCCGGATCCTTGACGTGTTCGCGGCGACGGCGCCGATCAGGACCGGTGGCGTGGTGGACGCGACCGCCGGCATGTTGTGGTGCTCGGCGACCCAGAATCGCGAGTACCCCAGCTCGTCCGCTGTCTTGGCGATCTCGATGGTGCCGCGGAGCGCGTCGGCGCTGCCGAACCCCTCCCGGACCGTGGCGAGATCGAGGACGGAGAGCGGAACCCTGTTCGTGCGCATCCTTCGAAGCTACAGCGAACTCACAGCGTGCTCGGGATGAGACAGCAGGTGATCGACGTTCAGTGAAGTGCGGGTCACAAACCCGCAGTCATAAGGAGTGGATGTTGTCCAGCCATCACAACGGCCTCAAGACAGCTGCTCTGCTGGGTCTGCTCACCGGCCTGATCCTCGCCGTGGGCTACTGGCTGGGTGGTAGCGGCGGCCTGGTGCTCGCCGTGATCGTCTCGCTGGCCATGAACGCCTTCAGCTACTTCTACTCGGACAAGCTCGCGCTGCGCTCGATGGGCGCCCGGCCGGTCAGCGAGGCGGAGTTCCCCGAGCTCTACCAGATGGTCCGCGAACTGGCGGGCGAGGCGGGACAGCCGATGCCCCGGCTCTACGTCTCGCCGTCGATGCAGCCCAACGCGTTCGCGACCGGGCGCAACCCGGAGCACGCGGCGGTGGCGGTCACCGTCGGCATCACCCGGCTGCTGACCCTGCGTGAGCTGCGCGGCGTGATCGGCCACGAGCTGTCACACGTCTACAACCGCGACATCCTGATCTCCAGCGTCGCCGCCGGTCTGGCCGGCATCATCACGATGCTCGCGCAGCTGGCGTTCTTCCTGCCGTTCATGAGCTCCGACGACGAGGACAGCCCCAACCCGGCCGGCCTGCTGCTCATGGTGATCCTCGGCCCGCTGGCCGCGTCGATCATCCAGCTGGCGATCAGCCGCAACCGGGAGTTCCAGGCGGACGCGTCCGGCGCCACGCTCACCCGTGACCCGCTCGCTCTCGCCAGCGCCCTCGAGAAGATTCATCACGGTACGCAGAGGATGCCGCTCCCGGCCGACGGGCAGCTCGCGAGCAGCGCGCACCTGATGATCGCCAACCCGTTCCGGGGCGGTGGCCTGTCGGCGCTCTTCTCCACCCACCCGCCGATGGAGGAACGCATCCAGCGGCTTCACCAGCAGGCGTCGCTGACCCGCAGGTGACGTATTTCAATTCTGTTAACGGGGCCTCCGGCGTTAGGCTCGGAACGCTTTTCAGTCGTTACCGATCCTGATCCCGGAGGCCTGCCCGTGACCGCGTTGCGTCAGTACCTTGGCGTGTGGCGACTGCCGGGTGGCCGAGTGCTCCTGGTGGTGGGCATCCTGGCCCGCCTCGGTATCGGGATGACCCCGCTCGCCCTGCTGCTCCTGGTCGAACAGGCCACCGGGCGGTACGCGGCGGCCGGTCTAGCCGGTGGCGTCTACGCCCTCGCCGGCGCGGCCCTCAGCCCGGTCGCGGGGCGGCTCGCCGACCGGATCGGGGCGGCACCGATCCTGCTCGCCACGGCGGTGCTGCATCCGCTCGCCCTCGGCGCGCTGATCCTCGCGAGCCGTGGCGGTGAGGACGCCCTCGCGTGGATCTTCACGGCCTCGGCGGTGGCGGGGGCGACGTACCCGCCCCTGACCGCGGCGATCCGCCGCGCCTGGACCGACATGACCGCGTCCACGTCACTGCGCAGCGCCGCGATGGCCGCCGAGACCTCCCTCTTCGAACTCGTCTTCGTCCTCGGCCCGATGCTCGTCGCCGCGTTCATGGTGGTCACCGGCGAACCTGCGGCAGCCCTCGCCAGCGCCGCCGTCGCCACCCTCGTCGGCACCCTGTGGATCTCCCGCCTCCCGGTCATGCGGCTGCACGCCTCCCACAACGCCGACCACGCCGGCAGAGGCCTCGGCCCGCTCCGCGCCGTCGGCTTCCCCCACCTGCTGATCTGCGTCACCGCCCTCGGCATCGCGTTCGGCGCGGCCGGCGTGATCGTCCCCGCGTACGCGTCCCAGCACGGCGGCGGCGAAGGCCTCGGCGGCGTCCTGCTCGGCATCTGGGGTGTCGGCAGCGCCATCGGCGGCATCTGGTTCGGCACCCGCCGCCCCGCCATGGCCCTGACCAGGCAGTTCGCCTGGCTGCTCGCCGCCGTCGGCACGAGCTTCACGATCCTGGCCCTCATGCCCAGCCCCTCCTGGCTGGCCGCCGCCCTGATCATCGGCGGCGCCACCATCGCCCCGGCCCTGACCGTCGAGAACAGCCTGGTCGGCCGCCTCGCCCCGGCCGGCATGCTGAACGAGGCCTACACCTGGATGGTCACCGTCTCCGTCTCGGGCAGCGCTGCCGGCGGCGCCCTGGCCGGCCTGATCGTCGACCAGCCCGGCGGCCTGCCGTGGGCCTTCGTCTTCGCCGGTTCCGTCGTCCTGCTCGCGGCCGCCGTGGCGGCGCTGCCGCACGGTTCGATGTCCCGGGCCGACCGCCACGCAGCCGAGCCCCTGACGATGGAACCCGCCTAAGCCCTCACTCGCCGCGCAATGAGCCGTCCGGGTTTCCGTGGTTCAACGCGAGATCACCGAGCGATTTCACACAGCCAAGCAGCGCCGCGACCTAGTCGGGTCCGACAACCACGCGCCGGTGGACGGCCGAGGCGGTTGCAGCCGCTCGGTCGGTCGGAGCAGGAATCCCACGGTGAGTTCGCCCTGAACCTGCCGAGCGGTCTCCGATTTCGGTCTCGGCTTCGGCGCTGCCGGTCCAACTCGGGATCGCGTGAACGCCATCGGGACATGATCGACCTGCCCGCGGTCCGCCCCGACCGCCGGTAGAGGGCCGGACCCGGCTGGATCAAACGAAAGAAGCCCCTCCTCCGCGTTTCCGCAGGTGAGGGGCTTCCATTTCCCAGTGGTGGCGGGTAGAGGATTCGAACCTCTGTAGCTTTCGCGACGGATTTACAGTCCGCTCCCATTGGCCGCTCGGGCAACCCGCCTGGGAACCACCGCGGTCTCCCGCAGCAGCGGACATCAGAATAGCCGTACCGCAGACCGCCCCCGCAACCGGGTACGGTCGGCATGTCCAGGGGCCCAACCACCCCGCACAACAAGGAGTCTGATCATGGCAGCCAGCCCGTCGTTCGACATCGTCAGCAAGGTCGACCGGCAGGAGGTCGACAACGCTTTCAACCAGGCGGAGAAGGAGCTCGCCACCCGCTTCGACTTCCGCGGCACGGGCACCGTCGTCGCGAAGTCGGGGGAGGCGTTCACCATCACGTCGGAGACCGAGGAGCGGGCCACGGCCGCGCTCGACGTCTTCAAGGAGAAGCTGGTGAAGCGGAACATCTCCCTGAAGTCGCTGGACGCCGGCGAGCCCCGCCAGTCCGGCAAGACCTACAAGATCGACTTGAAGGTCGTGGAGGGGATCGAGTCGGACAAGGCGAAGGCGATCAGCAAGAAGATCCGGGACGAGGGCCCGAAGGGCGTGCAGCCGCAGATCCAGGGCGACCAGCTGCGGGTGACCGGCAAGAAGCGCGACGATCTGCAGGCCGTGATCGCCCTGCTCAAGCAGGAGGACTTCGGGGTCGCGCTGCAGTTCACGAACTACCGCTGATCGGCTGCTCGTTCCGCAGCGATCGGGACGCCGGCGGCTACCACGTCCTGTTCGGCGCGGCGCTCGTCGTCTTCGTGGTGGGGGCCCGCCTTCCGGGTGAGGCCTCCGGCACGGTCGTCCGAGAGCGCCGGACGAGCGATCATTGAGAGCCGATTCATCGGTACGAGGGAAAGCCCACCACCTGGGAACCCACCGGCAATCGGGGCGTCACGCCGAGCAGGATGGCCGGCATGGACGTCATGGACGCTGTGCTCTCGTTCGCACTACTCGGCGCGTTGCTCACCATCACACCGGGGCTGGACACCGCCCTGGTGCTGCGGGCCGCGATCACGATGGGCCGGGGTCCCGCGTTCGCGACGGCGTTCGGGATCGGCGCCGGCGCATTGGCTTGGGGTGCGGCGGCCGCGGTCGGCGCCGCCGCGCTGCTGGCGGCCTCCTCGCTGGCTTACACGGTCCTGCGGGTGGCCGGTGCGGCGTACATGATCTTCTTGGGTCTGAAAATGATCCGTGGGGCGCTGCGGCGGGACCGTGCCGGTGACGAGCCCGAGGTGACGACTCGGACGCCCACGCTGTGGAGCACGTTCGGGCGCGGCTTCCTGACGAACCTGCTGAATCCGAAGGTCGGCGCCTTCTACATCGCGGTGATCCCGCAGTTCCTGCCGGACGGGGCGTCGCCGCTCGGCATGGGCCTGCTGCTGGCGCTGGTGCACGACCTCGAGGGCCTGCTCTGGTTCACGGTGATCATTCTGGCGGCGCAGAGCGCGCGTGGATTCCTGGCCCGGCGGGCGGTGCGGCGTGGCGTCGACGCCGGAACCGGTGTGGCCCTGCTCGGTTTCGGTGTCCGGCTGGGCCTGTCGAGCCGCTGACAGCAGTAGTAAGTAAGGAGAAGTCAGGCCTGGCTGTCGAGCCAGCGCTGATGCGCCTCCCAGGCCGCCTGTTTGCTGCTGCCGACGGCGGCGCCGATCTGGGCCCAGGAGGCGCCGGCGCCGCGTGCTGTCCGGATCATCGGCTGTCGCCCGTACCCGGCCTTGCGGATCACCACCTCGCTCAGCGCGAGCATCTCCAGGGCCTCGTCCCGGGTGAGGCCGGGGGAGCCTTCCGGGTCCATGGCGGCGAGCGCCTCACGCATCCGGAGATCGTTGTACCGAGACGTCGCGGTCACCAGCGTGTGCCGGGATTCGAGTTCTTCCGGTGTCGTCACAGGAAGATGCTCGCGTCAGGCTGCCTTGACGTCAAGCAACCTTGACGAGTGGAGGCGAATTGCCCTCACTTCTGTCGGTAAATCCGGCGCAAAGCCCCCAATTCTTGGACCCCGAGTCGCGAGATCGACTCAACCGTTCGGCCATTGTTTCGGGATGTGTCGGTTCGACCCGCCGATCGACGCTGCCTGTCGCACAAGTGGTGTGGCAACATCAGGACACCGACCCGGAATACCCGCACCATCAGGAGCCGCACATGTCTGCAAGCAAACTGAGCCGCATTGCCGGTTTGGTTCTTGTGCTGGCGTCTGTTCTAGGTGGTCTTGCCGCTGGTCCAGCGGCTGCCGAGGAGTCCGCGGCCGTCATCTACAGCACCCTGGACTTCAACTGGGACTGAGCTCCCAGTCACCTTTCCGCGCCACCTATCAGAGGAGCGCCATGGCCGGCCGTTCGCGATCCCGGCAGCGTTCCGCTGACTACGCCTGGCTCATCACCGGCCCGCTGGCGCTGTTCGCGGTGGCCTGCACCCTGGCGTTCTGGATCGAGTCCCCCGACTGGTACGAGGACTGGCTCGCCGGCCTGATCATCTTCGCGTTCTACCTGGTCAGTCAGCTCGCCTCGTTCAACGTCGTGATCCGGCGCAGCGCCTTCGCGGTGACAGTGACCGAGGTGCCGCTGGTCCTGGGGCTCTACTACGTCTCGCCCGTGCTGATGGTCGGCGTCGTCGCCCTCGGCATGCTGTGCATCCAGATGCGGACGGCCATCGCGCCGGTCAAGGCCTGGTTCAACGTGGCGAAGCAGGCGGCGAGCATCTGCGCCGCGCTCCTGGTGATCGGCGCGTTCCCGCGGATGACCGAGGCCGGCCTGAGCACCTGGGGGATCCTCGGCCTGGCCGTCGCGGTCAGCGTGCTGGTGCAGCTCGCCTGCCTGGCCGGCGTGATGAGCCTGGTGCAGGGCGGCCGGGCCGGCCCCGACGTGCTCCGGGCCAGCGTGCCGAACGTGGTGATCGCCGGGGTCAACGCGGCGGTCGGCCTGCTCTTCCTGATCGCGCTCGAGGAGACCAAGTGGTCCGCGCTCCTGCTCGCGGTCCTGGCCGTGGCGCTGACCCTGCTGCTCCGCTCGTTCGCCGGCGTGTTCCGGCAGCACCGCACGCTCGCCGACGTCTACGAGCTGACTCAGGCGGTGCGCAAGGAGGGTACGGACAACGCCCTGCCCGACGTCCTGCTCGGCCGGGTCCGCGCGCTGATGCGCTCGGAGTACGCGACCCTCTGGCTCGCACCCCAGGACCGCTACCCGGAGGTGCTGCTCAGCGCTCAGGTGGACAACAAGGGACTGCTCGACGTCTCACCGGTTCCGGCCGCGGTCCGCGACTTCGCGATCGAGGAGCGCCGGGTCGTCGGGGTCGGTTCCCAGTTCCGGGACACCGAGCATCTCCGCGGCGCGCTGCGCGAGGCCGGAATGAAAGACGTGCTGGTGGTGCCGCTCCGATCCGGCTCGGCCATGATCGGCACGCTCGAGGTGGTCAACCGTCTGGGTGAGAGCCGCAGCTTCCAGGACAGCGACATGCAGGTGCTGGAGACGATCGCGGCGCACACCGCGGCCGCCGTGGAGAACTCGCGGCTGGTCGACCGGCTGCGCCACGACGCGTACCACGATCGGCTGACCGGGATGCCCAACCGGCGCCGGATCGTGGACGCCCTGGCGGAGTCGGTCCGGGTGCACGCCGAGCACGAGGTCGTCGCGGTGGTCCTCTTCGACGTCGACGGGCAGCGCAACGTCAACGAGTCGATGGGGCACGCCGCCGGTGACAAGCTGCTCTCCGAGGTGGCGGCCCGGCTGCGCGGCATCGCCGACTCGGGCGCCCTGGTCGGCCGGATCGGCGGCGACGAGTTCGTGGTGACGCTGCGGGCGGAGAGCCTGGAGGCGACCATCGCGCTCGCCACCCAGATGAGGGAACGGCTGCGTGGCCCGCTCGCGGTCGGCTCGCTCACCCTGGACGTGGACACCGCGGTCGGCGTGGCGGTCTACCCCGACCACGGCAGCGACCCGGAGACGCTTCTCCAGCGGGCCGAGCTGGCAGCGAACGCGGCGAAGGCCCTGC comes from the Actinoplanes sp. OR16 genome and includes:
- a CDS encoding SigE family RNA polymerase sigma factor; translation: MDEDYLAYVNGRLPALRRLAYLLSGNRDQADDLVQETITKLYARWPRVSSAENVDAYVHTMIVRSFLDEKRRGWWRVGLFAAAPEREEGAGRPDLEERTVLRAALSQVPAKQQAVLVLRFLCDRPVAEVAQILGCSEGTVKSQTSHGLTALRRILGEPAPMKSGARHERR
- a CDS encoding MOSC domain-containing protein, with product MGTVLTVNVGKSEHNPAKGVGITGIGKRPVDGPIEVRPPGPKTTGLHSGVIGDFIGDTKHHGGDDQAVYAYAREDYEWWEAELGRELPNGLFGENLTTEGLDLLGAVIGEQWHFPSGVVLQPTFGRIPCSTFQHRMGEQRWIKRFALANRTGAYLRILNPGEISAGDRVEVVDRPGHGLTVAEAFDIYMHDPDRLSRLLVADSLPPSMRREISERLSR
- a CDS encoding LLM class flavin-dependent oxidoreductase; the protein is MRTNRVPLSVLDLATVREGFGSADALRGTIEIAKTADELGYSRFWVAEHHNMPAVASTTPPVLIGAVAANTSRIRVGSGGVMLPNHMPFVVAEQFALLEALYPDRIDLGIGRAPGTDQATAQALRGVSPYLTVEQFPDHLQTVMALLGDERASVPGRLSATPAAESYPEIWVLGSSTYGAQLAGALGLPFCYAYHFAMSSDVDGAARLYRDGFQPSPRYPEPHLMVSASVLAAETTEEAQHLAGPSRIMALSLRTGRLGPIVSPETAAAKELSDLDRAVLDSLPGTQYAGTAEEVVAGLEELVERTGADELILAGAVFDPATRQDSLGRIAKAWGL
- the htpX gene encoding zinc metalloprotease HtpX is translated as MLSSHHNGLKTAALLGLLTGLILAVGYWLGGSGGLVLAVIVSLAMNAFSYFYSDKLALRSMGARPVSEAEFPELYQMVRELAGEAGQPMPRLYVSPSMQPNAFATGRNPEHAAVAVTVGITRLLTLRELRGVIGHELSHVYNRDILISSVAAGLAGIITMLAQLAFFLPFMSSDDEDSPNPAGLLLMVILGPLAASIIQLAISRNREFQADASGATLTRDPLALASALEKIHHGTQRMPLPADGQLASSAHLMIANPFRGGGLSALFSTHPPMEERIQRLHQQASLTRR
- a CDS encoding MFS transporter, with amino-acid sequence MTALRQYLGVWRLPGGRVLLVVGILARLGIGMTPLALLLLVEQATGRYAAAGLAGGVYALAGAALSPVAGRLADRIGAAPILLATAVLHPLALGALILASRGGEDALAWIFTASAVAGATYPPLTAAIRRAWTDMTASTSLRSAAMAAETSLFELVFVLGPMLVAAFMVVTGEPAAALASAAVATLVGTLWISRLPVMRLHASHNADHAGRGLGPLRAVGFPHLLICVTALGIAFGAAGVIVPAYASQHGGGEGLGGVLLGIWGVGSAIGGIWFGTRRPAMALTRQFAWLLAAVGTSFTILALMPSPSWLAAALIIGGATIAPALTVENSLVGRLAPAGMLNEAYTWMVTVSVSGSAAGGALAGLIVDQPGGLPWAFVFAGSVVLLAAAVAALPHGSMSRADRHAAEPLTMEPA
- a CDS encoding YajQ family cyclic di-GMP-binding protein, with the translated sequence MAASPSFDIVSKVDRQEVDNAFNQAEKELATRFDFRGTGTVVAKSGEAFTITSETEERATAALDVFKEKLVKRNISLKSLDAGEPRQSGKTYKIDLKVVEGIESDKAKAISKKIRDEGPKGVQPQIQGDQLRVTGKKRDDLQAVIALLKQEDFGVALQFTNYR
- a CDS encoding LysE family translocator — protein: MDVMDAVLSFALLGALLTITPGLDTALVLRAAITMGRGPAFATAFGIGAGALAWGAAAAVGAAALLAASSLAYTVLRVAGAAYMIFLGLKMIRGALRRDRAGDEPEVTTRTPTLWSTFGRGFLTNLLNPKVGAFYIAVIPQFLPDGASPLGMGLLLALVHDLEGLLWFTVIILAAQSARGFLARRAVRRGVDAGTGVALLGFGVRLGLSSR
- a CDS encoding bifunctional diguanylate cyclase/phosphodiesterase, yielding MAGRSRSRQRSADYAWLITGPLALFAVACTLAFWIESPDWYEDWLAGLIIFAFYLVSQLASFNVVIRRSAFAVTVTEVPLVLGLYYVSPVLMVGVVALGMLCIQMRTAIAPVKAWFNVAKQAASICAALLVIGAFPRMTEAGLSTWGILGLAVAVSVLVQLACLAGVMSLVQGGRAGPDVLRASVPNVVIAGVNAAVGLLFLIALEETKWSALLLAVLAVALTLLLRSFAGVFRQHRTLADVYELTQAVRKEGTDNALPDVLLGRVRALMRSEYATLWLAPQDRYPEVLLSAQVDNKGLLDVSPVPAAVRDFAIEERRVVGVGSQFRDTEHLRGALREAGMKDVLVVPLRSGSAMIGTLEVVNRLGESRSFQDSDMQVLETIAAHTAAAVENSRLVDRLRHDAYHDRLTGMPNRRRIVDALAESVRVHAEHEVVAVVLFDVDGQRNVNESMGHAAGDKLLSEVAARLRGIADSGALVGRIGGDEFVVTLRAESLEATIALATQMRERLRGPLAVGSLTLDVDTAVGVAVYPDHGSDPETLLQRAELAANAAKALPYGVQPFHPALESRAVRRLGIAADLRRALDNGQLEVYFQPMVTLADRHVVGVECLARWAHPAHGEVAPEDFVAVAEHTGQLARLTEVVLSAGLRRCRDWADADRPLSIAVNLSARTLLDSRFPDVVEEMLATYRVDPGLVTFEISEPGMLNDIERVLPTLYRLRDLGVRLSVDDFGTGASSLAYLRQWPVHEVKIDDSFVQGMATDSGDLAIVRAVVGLSREFGLTVVAEGVESELTLDLLEEMGCELGQGYLFSRPLPFERLEAWLAAQTEPESTPTGEVRRLRAVI